In a genomic window of Streptomyces sp. NBC_01231:
- a CDS encoding endonuclease, with product MSSEQTGPAVPGRRARRRVLLMRILIGAALGWLLLITVRPLLGGRVWWWVLVDLLPPLVLALVPVVLLAAGTAVALRRVRGPVREGRRLVGLAVVALIVAVPQSGLNLRAIGPREQAPPDALKVMSWDTLEWHQDNNADHFYRYLKQRMADVYLLQEYMEIGDGEPVPVDDKDRLRAAFPGYHFASAGELLTVSRFPIKRQSVVKARLPEPVTSWGDYWNIRVLRTDIVVDGTEVSLYNVHLPDLFSLETSPFSPDFYRIVDDLDHRRTATLKALRRDIEGNDNPKLVAGTLNVVPGSGELRWLDGLTDAAHSSNSLYPVSFWVGKPQAWRLDWAFSAAGAKTYGYRLTDPEGLSSHRAQEFSFTP from the coding sequence GTGTCCAGCGAGCAGACCGGCCCGGCCGTGCCGGGACGCCGCGCCCGACGGCGCGTTCTCCTGATGCGGATACTGATCGGCGCGGCGCTGGGCTGGCTCTTGCTGATCACGGTCCGGCCGCTGCTCGGGGGCCGCGTCTGGTGGTGGGTGCTGGTCGATCTGCTGCCGCCCCTCGTCCTGGCCCTGGTGCCGGTCGTCCTGCTCGCGGCGGGAACGGCCGTCGCGCTGCGGCGGGTGCGCGGCCCGGTTCGGGAAGGCCGCCGACTGGTCGGCCTGGCCGTGGTGGCGCTGATCGTCGCGGTGCCACAGTCGGGGCTGAACCTCCGGGCGATCGGTCCGCGGGAGCAGGCGCCCCCGGACGCGCTGAAGGTGATGTCCTGGGACACGCTGGAGTGGCACCAGGACAACAATGCCGACCATTTCTACCGCTACCTGAAACAACGCATGGCAGATGTTTATCTGCTCCAGGAGTACATGGAGATAGGAGACGGTGAGCCGGTTCCGGTGGATGACAAGGACCGGCTGCGTGCCGCCTTCCCCGGCTACCACTTCGCGTCGGCCGGGGAACTGCTCACCGTGTCGCGGTTCCCGATCAAGAGGCAGTCCGTGGTGAAGGCGCGGCTTCCTGAGCCGGTCACCTCCTGGGGCGATTACTGGAACATCCGGGTGCTGCGGACGGATATCGTTGTGGACGGTACCGAGGTCTCCCTCTACAACGTCCACCTTCCGGACCTGTTCTCTTTGGAGACCAGTCCGTTTTCACCGGACTTCTATCGGATTGTCGACGATCTGGACCATCGTCGGACTGCGACGCTGAAGGCCCTGCGGCGGGACATCGAGGGCAACGACAACCCCAAGCTGGTGGCCGGCACGCTCAACGTGGTGCCAGGCTCCGGCGAGTTGCGGTGGCTGGACGGCCTGACGGATGCGGCTCATTCCTCAAACAGCCTCTACCCGGTGTCGTTCTGGGTCGGAAAGCCGCAGGCCTGGCGGCTCGACTGGGCCTTCTCCGCCGCGGGAGCCAAGACCTACGGCTATCGGCTGACGGATCCGGAAGGGCTTTCGAGCCACCGGGCACAGGAGTTCAGCTTCACCCCCTGA
- a CDS encoding SgcJ/EcaC family oxidoreductase, with protein sequence MTSTDASKSEIETAVGDVLNRLQETWTANDADAVADLYTEDATLVMTGVFINGREEIRKFMAEAFAGQLAGSRPHNVPRIIRRVGADTAVVNSDIGLILAGNNDVAEGDERVATWALTLRDGRWLIAAYHNCPVG encoded by the coding sequence ATGACCAGCACGGACGCCAGCAAGAGCGAGATCGAGACCGCGGTCGGCGACGTCCTGAACCGTCTCCAGGAGACCTGGACGGCCAACGACGCGGACGCGGTCGCAGACCTCTACACCGAAGACGCGACGCTGGTGATGACGGGCGTGTTCATCAACGGCCGGGAAGAGATCAGGAAGTTCATGGCCGAGGCATTCGCGGGCCAGCTCGCCGGCAGCCGCCCGCACAACGTGCCGAGGATCATCCGCAGGGTCGGCGCGGACACCGCCGTCGTCAACAGTGACATCGGCCTCATCCTCGCCGGCAACAACGACGTCGCCGAAGGTGACGAGCGTGTGGCCACCTGGGCTCTCACGTTGCGGGACGGCCGCTGGCTGATCGCGGCCTATCACAACTGCCCCGTCGGCTGA
- a CDS encoding YvcK family protein, with product MNTRAYQPRVVAMGGGRGLTATLRAARQYAAHTTAIVATADDSGSTGRLRRALRIPAPGDLRRCLAALAGAEDEPLGQAMEYRFSGTDVEGHALGNLLLAGLTAVTGDFLAATNCAAALLGLDPDRGRVVPATLEPVDLSAVTSDGTRVTGQYAISKTAGISRVELNPPGVKPPDGLARSIQDADQVVLGPGSVYTSILAAALVDDLHAALTSTRAQIVYVCNLEPEEAETQGYDVAAHVDALRAHGIEPDLVLVHDSGLLPIGDVGVPVVRADLVRSDPQYGTAHDSGKLAAALAAALT from the coding sequence GTGAACACCCGGGCGTACCAGCCCCGCGTCGTGGCCATGGGCGGCGGACGCGGGCTCACCGCCACCCTCCGGGCCGCCCGACAGTACGCCGCCCACACCACCGCCATCGTCGCCACCGCTGACGACAGCGGCTCCACCGGACGGCTGCGCAGGGCGTTACGCATCCCCGCCCCCGGCGACCTGCGCCGTTGTCTGGCCGCGCTCGCCGGCGCGGAGGACGAACCGCTGGGCCAGGCGATGGAATACCGCTTCAGTGGCACCGACGTGGAGGGCCATGCCCTCGGCAACCTGCTGCTGGCCGGGCTCACCGCCGTGACGGGCGACTTCCTGGCGGCCACCAACTGCGCCGCGGCGCTGCTGGGCCTGGACCCGGACCGGGGCCGGGTCGTCCCCGCGACGCTGGAACCGGTCGACCTGAGTGCCGTCACGTCCGACGGCACGCGGGTGACCGGGCAGTACGCCATATCGAAGACGGCGGGCATCAGCCGCGTCGAGCTCAATCCACCCGGAGTCAAACCACCCGACGGGCTCGCCCGGTCGATCCAGGACGCGGACCAGGTGGTGCTGGGTCCCGGCTCGGTCTACACCTCCATCCTCGCGGCCGCTCTCGTCGACGATCTGCACGCCGCCCTCACCTCGACCCGCGCCCAGATCGTCTACGTCTGCAACCTGGAGCCGGAGGAGGCCGAGACCCAGGGGTACGACGTCGCCGCACACGTCGACGCGCTGCGCGCCCACGGCATAGAACCCGATCTGGTGCTGGTGCACGACAGCGGCCTGCTGCCCATCGGAGACGTCGGCGTCCCGGTCGTCCGCGCCGACCTCGTCCGCTCCGATCCGCAGTACGGCACGGCTCACGACAGCGGCAAGCTGGCCGCCGCGCTCGCGGCAGCCCTCACCTGA
- a CDS encoding dTDP-4-dehydrorhamnose 3,5-epimerase: MQVRKLKVQDAYELIPPTFPDQRGVYCAPFQASALAEVLGCTPRFVQVSHAVSHRGAVRGPHYADVPPGQAKYAFCTQGSLLDLIIDVRVGSPTFGRCATVRLDSTSFHAVYVAEGLAHAVVALEPGTSLTYLTSTGYNPAVEHGINPTDPDLGLPLPEGLELIVSEKDRSAPTLAQALADGRLPRYEDCLAHYRRLRRAAAAVA; the protein is encoded by the coding sequence ATGCAGGTGCGCAAGCTCAAGGTGCAGGACGCATACGAACTCATCCCCCCGACGTTCCCCGACCAGCGCGGTGTCTACTGCGCGCCGTTCCAGGCCTCGGCGCTGGCCGAGGTGCTCGGCTGCACTCCGCGCTTCGTCCAGGTGAGTCACGCGGTGTCGCACCGGGGCGCCGTACGGGGCCCGCACTACGCCGACGTCCCGCCGGGGCAGGCCAAGTACGCCTTCTGCACACAGGGATCGTTGCTGGATCTCATCATCGATGTCCGGGTGGGCTCGCCGACCTTCGGCAGGTGCGCGACCGTACGACTCGACTCGACCAGCTTTCACGCGGTCTATGTGGCCGAGGGCCTGGCTCACGCGGTCGTTGCGCTCGAACCCGGCACCTCGCTCACCTACCTCACCTCGACCGGCTACAACCCGGCCGTCGAGCACGGCATCAACCCCACCGATCCGGATCTGGGCCTGCCCCTGCCGGAAGGCCTGGAGCTGATCGTGTCGGAGAAGGACCGCTCGGCGCCGACCCTCGCCCAGGCACTCGCCGACGGCCGTCTCCCCCGCTACGAGGACTGTCTCGCGCATTACCGCCGGCTGCGGCGAGCCGCTGCCGCGGTCGCCTGA
- a CDS encoding NADP-dependent oxidoreductase: MRENYRAIAFLDYGGPEVLQVMERPVPDPGEGEVRLAVRAAGVNPIDWKIRSGAAASFMPVEFPVVPGGDVAGVIDAVGRGVTEFAVGDEVLGSIDFGGFAEVALAKAKTLTKKPASVPWELASALPVAANTALHVLAELNVREGETIVIDGAAGGVGTVAVQLARHRGAHVIGTAREANHAYLRSLGATPVVYGEGLADRIRSVAPQGVDAALDASGRGSLPALIEVAGGTDRVVTIADFSAAGLGVRMVSADADGAAARIAEVAALAAEGTLTVPIAAAYPLEEAAEAHRVSEAGHVRGKLVVLPGGKAD; the protein is encoded by the coding sequence ATGCGGGAAAACTACCGCGCCATCGCATTTTTGGACTACGGCGGTCCAGAGGTCCTGCAGGTGATGGAACGCCCGGTTCCGGATCCGGGCGAGGGCGAGGTCCGGTTAGCCGTACGCGCGGCAGGAGTGAACCCCATCGACTGGAAGATCCGCAGCGGCGCGGCGGCGTCGTTCATGCCGGTCGAGTTCCCGGTGGTGCCCGGTGGTGACGTGGCGGGGGTGATCGACGCGGTCGGGCGCGGTGTCACCGAGTTCGCCGTCGGCGACGAGGTGCTCGGCTCGATCGACTTCGGCGGCTTTGCCGAAGTGGCGCTCGCCAAGGCGAAGACGCTCACCAAGAAGCCCGCCTCAGTGCCCTGGGAACTGGCTTCGGCCCTTCCGGTCGCCGCCAACACGGCCCTTCACGTCCTGGCCGAACTGAACGTGCGCGAAGGCGAGACGATAGTCATCGACGGAGCCGCCGGCGGTGTCGGGACGGTCGCCGTCCAGCTGGCCAGGCACCGGGGGGCCCATGTCATCGGGACGGCCCGGGAGGCCAATCACGCATACCTGCGCTCGCTCGGCGCGACACCGGTGGTGTATGGCGAGGGGCTCGCCGATCGCATTCGGTCCGTTGCCCCGCAGGGCGTCGACGCGGCGCTCGATGCCTCGGGCCGTGGCTCGCTGCCCGCGCTGATCGAGGTGGCAGGTGGTACGGACCGCGTCGTCACGATCGCCGACTTCTCGGCCGCCGGGCTGGGGGTGCGGATGGTCTCCGCCGACGCGGACGGTGCCGCCGCTCGGATCGCCGAGGTCGCAGCACTCGCGGCGGAAGGGACGCTGACCGTGCCGATCGCCGCCGCCTATCCCCTCGAAGAGGCCGCCGAGGCTCACCGCGTCAGCGAGGCCGGACATGTCCGCGGCAAACTCGTCGTCCTTCCCGGCGGCAAGGCGGACTGA
- the rfbB gene encoding dTDP-glucose 4,6-dehydratase, whose translation MSRQLRILVTGGAGFIGSHYVRQLVRGAYPAFAGASVVVLDKLTYAGNEANLASVRDDKRLRLVIGDVCDADLLAELLPMTDVVVHFAAESHVDRSITGAAEFVRTNIQGTHTLLRACTDAGVGKFVQVSTDEVYGSIADGSWSEDQPLAPNSPYSASKAGADLLALAYHRTYGLSVCVTRCSNNYGPYQFPEKVIPLFVTNLLDGGTVPLYGGGENVREWLHVDDHCRGVQLVAEGGKPGSVYHIGGGTELTNRELTALLLREVGADWEDAVRRVPDRAGHDLRYAIDDSKIRTELGYRPRTDLAAGLADTVRWYAENRSWWEPLRPRAGTTGPAVQMSRGAA comes from the coding sequence ATGTCGCGACAGTTGCGGATCCTGGTGACCGGGGGTGCCGGCTTCATCGGGTCGCACTATGTGCGCCAGCTCGTCCGCGGTGCGTACCCGGCGTTCGCCGGGGCCTCCGTGGTCGTCCTGGACAAACTCACCTACGCGGGAAACGAGGCCAATCTGGCGTCGGTCCGCGACGACAAGCGGCTCCGACTGGTCATCGGAGACGTCTGCGACGCGGACCTGCTGGCCGAGCTTCTGCCGATGACCGACGTCGTGGTGCACTTCGCCGCGGAGTCCCACGTGGACCGCTCGATCACCGGAGCGGCGGAGTTCGTACGGACCAACATCCAGGGCACGCACACACTGCTACGGGCCTGCACGGACGCAGGTGTCGGGAAGTTCGTCCAGGTGTCGACGGACGAGGTGTACGGATCGATCGCCGACGGTTCGTGGTCCGAGGACCAGCCTCTGGCACCCAATTCGCCGTATTCAGCGTCCAAGGCCGGCGCGGACCTGCTCGCGCTCGCCTACCACCGGACGTACGGCCTGTCCGTCTGCGTCACACGATGCTCCAACAACTACGGGCCGTACCAGTTCCCGGAGAAGGTGATCCCGCTCTTCGTCACCAACCTCCTGGACGGCGGCACGGTGCCGCTGTACGGCGGTGGCGAGAACGTCCGTGAGTGGCTGCACGTCGACGATCACTGCCGTGGCGTCCAGTTGGTGGCAGAGGGCGGGAAGCCGGGGAGCGTCTACCACATCGGCGGTGGCACCGAGTTGACCAACCGGGAGCTCACCGCCCTACTGCTGCGGGAGGTCGGTGCCGACTGGGAGGATGCGGTCCGGAGGGTGCCCGACCGGGCCGGCCACGATCTGCGGTACGCGATCGACGACTCCAAGATCCGGACAGAGCTGGGCTACCGGCCCCGGACCGACTTGGCCGCAGGCCTTGCCGACACCGTGCGCTGGTACGCCGAGAACCGTTCCTGGTGGGAACCGCTGAGGCCGCGAGCGGGAACCACCGGACCGGCCGTCCAGATGTCCCGGGGGGCCGCCTGA
- a CDS encoding FAD-binding protein, which translates to MSPDSLAKEPAQRGGTPPPVTVRPDDPRYADLALRHRNERFVQRPAYFQLAWTTEQVVAAVNEAVRAGRPVSVRSGGHSLENSVGEHPNGVVIDMAGMNAVYYDPAYRAFGVESGATLGEVFRLLYLNWGVTIPGGWCHSVCVGGHIQGGGYGALSRSLGSVVDHLYAVEVVVVDDTGHARAVVATRDPEDPHHELWWAHTGGGGGNFGVVTRYWLRSPGVEGDDPTTLLPKPPVSLLSGAAMWSWADLPRDKFRRLMHNHAAWHENNSAPDSPGRTLHSTLMITCRGEQDAPTDVLVFAMLDGSRPDARAMLDGYLDSLTDGVGGVRQTGEPAPWLYAVIPPDVDADSQRGAEYARYKGKAGYLRRGYTDRQLDTLYDHLTKPQPNLDIGRLWLVSYGGKVNAVDPAATALAQRDSILKAVYTATWTDPAHDDESLDWLRRFYRDVYADTGGVPVPGEISDGTYINYPDTDLADPRWNTSGVPWHDLYYKDNYPRLQRVKSRWDPLNTFRHSLSIRPAEPGGDT; encoded by the coding sequence ATGAGTCCTGACTCTCTGGCAAAGGAGCCGGCCCAGAGGGGCGGGACACCGCCTCCCGTGACTGTCCGGCCTGATGACCCGCGCTACGCCGATCTCGCCTTGCGGCACCGGAACGAGCGTTTTGTCCAGCGCCCGGCGTACTTTCAGCTGGCGTGGACCACCGAGCAGGTGGTGGCCGCGGTGAACGAGGCAGTTCGTGCCGGACGACCGGTTTCCGTGCGCAGCGGCGGGCATTCACTGGAGAATTCCGTAGGCGAGCACCCGAATGGCGTGGTCATCGACATGGCCGGCATGAACGCCGTGTATTACGACCCTGCGTACCGCGCCTTCGGTGTGGAGTCCGGGGCGACCTTGGGGGAGGTTTTCCGCCTCCTCTACCTCAATTGGGGGGTCACCATTCCGGGCGGGTGGTGCCACTCCGTCTGCGTCGGAGGCCACATCCAGGGCGGCGGTTACGGCGCCCTGTCTCGGAGTCTCGGCTCGGTGGTGGACCACCTCTACGCGGTGGAGGTGGTGGTCGTGGACGACACCGGCCACGCCCGGGCGGTCGTGGCGACCCGCGATCCGGAGGATCCCCACCACGAACTGTGGTGGGCGCACACCGGTGGCGGCGGGGGCAACTTCGGTGTGGTCACACGGTATTGGCTGCGATCGCCCGGAGTGGAGGGCGACGATCCGACGACCCTGCTGCCCAAGCCCCCGGTGTCGTTGCTCAGCGGGGCCGCCATGTGGTCCTGGGCCGATCTGCCGCGGGACAAGTTCCGTCGGCTGATGCACAACCACGCCGCCTGGCACGAGAACAACAGCGCCCCCGACAGCCCCGGCCGGACCCTGCACTCAACGCTGATGATCACCTGTCGTGGAGAGCAGGACGCACCGACCGACGTGCTGGTGTTCGCGATGCTGGATGGCAGTCGGCCCGACGCGCGCGCCATGCTGGACGGTTACCTGGACTCCCTCACCGACGGGGTCGGAGGCGTCCGCCAGACCGGTGAGCCGGCACCGTGGTTGTACGCGGTCATCCCGCCCGACGTGGACGCCGACTCCCAGCGGGGCGCCGAATACGCCCGGTACAAGGGGAAGGCGGGCTATCTCCGGCGCGGGTACACCGACCGGCAGCTGGACACCTTGTACGACCACCTGACGAAGCCGCAGCCGAACCTGGACATCGGCAGGCTGTGGCTGGTCTCGTACGGCGGAAAGGTCAACGCCGTCGACCCGGCCGCCACCGCACTGGCCCAACGGGACTCGATACTGAAGGCCGTCTACACCGCCACCTGGACCGATCCCGCACACGACGACGAGAGCCTGGACTGGCTGCGCCGCTTCTACCGGGACGTCTACGCCGACACCGGTGGGGTTCCGGTCCCCGGCGAGATCAGCGACGGCACGTACATCAACTACCCGGACACCGACCTGGCCGACCCCCGGTGGAACACGTCCGGGGTGCCCTGGCACGACCTCTACTACAAGGACAACTACCCGCGGCTGCAGCGCGTCAAGAGCCGGTGGGATCCCCTCAACACGTTCCGGCATTCCCTTTCCATCCGCCCCGCAGAACCCGGAGGAGACACATGA
- a CDS encoding peptidase inhibitor family I36 protein — protein MLQKTNNSATARSRRAWHVLVGAVLTTPLVLMAGPATADSSEPQVTSVADCPSSGSLCLYEGANFSGSQFAVRSNGSDGVCVSLVDHGWGERAQSAINTHRGHAAMFANDDCLGQPYPVPGNSSLDSFGSFVPKSVWVPAD, from the coding sequence GTGTTACAGAAAACGAACAATTCCGCCACCGCCCGCTCCCGACGGGCATGGCACGTACTCGTCGGCGCGGTGCTGACGACGCCGCTCGTTCTCATGGCCGGTCCGGCCACCGCCGACTCTTCCGAGCCACAGGTCACCAGCGTCGCGGACTGCCCCTCCAGCGGCTCCTTGTGTCTCTACGAGGGCGCGAACTTCAGCGGCAGCCAGTTCGCGGTCCGCTCCAACGGCTCAGACGGTGTCTGCGTCAGCTTGGTGGATCACGGCTGGGGCGAGCGCGCACAGTCGGCGATCAACACCCACCGCGGCCACGCGGCCATGTTCGCCAACGACGACTGCCTCGGCCAGCCCTACCCGGTGCCCGGTAACTCCAGCCTGGACAGCTTCGGTTCCTTCGTCCCCAAGAGCGTCTGGGTGCCCGCGGACTAG
- a CDS encoding NAD(P)H-binding protein: protein MTVLVTGGRGHVGRSVAKKLLAAGEKVRIGSSDPAKTSFDSAAEIVEVDLALPQTLANALDGVSKVFLYAKPDTVGAQVEIMEEAGIEHVTFLSTRSLTYLDADTNPIAQMHVRVERALGQSSLPWSFLRAGTFSTNTLQWVQAIHADGVVRAPYPESYSAPIHEDDIADVAALTLTESGHVGVAYAMSGPTPVTQREQVALIAEAIGRPVRFEELQPEQYRETLSRWGRSQVVDQLLRYLETWDKRPVPVLDQRQQLIGSPGRSYAQWTLEHADDFR, encoded by the coding sequence GTGACTGTTCTGGTTACCGGTGGCCGTGGACACGTCGGCCGCAGCGTCGCGAAGAAGCTTCTGGCCGCGGGCGAGAAGGTACGGATCGGTAGCTCCGACCCGGCCAAGACCTCCTTCGACAGCGCCGCCGAGATCGTCGAAGTCGACCTGGCCCTTCCGCAGACCCTCGCCAACGCGCTCGACGGTGTCTCCAAGGTCTTCCTCTACGCCAAGCCGGACACCGTCGGTGCGCAGGTGGAGATCATGGAGGAGGCCGGGATCGAGCATGTGACGTTCCTGTCGACACGGTCCCTGACCTACCTGGACGCCGACACCAACCCCATCGCGCAGATGCACGTCCGGGTCGAGCGGGCGCTCGGCCAGTCGTCGCTTCCGTGGAGCTTCCTGCGCGCCGGCACGTTCTCCACCAACACCCTGCAGTGGGTTCAGGCGATCCACGCGGACGGTGTGGTGCGGGCACCGTACCCGGAGTCCTACTCCGCGCCCATTCACGAGGACGACATCGCCGACGTGGCAGCGCTCACGCTGACCGAGAGCGGGCACGTCGGCGTGGCCTACGCCATGAGCGGGCCGACGCCGGTCACGCAGCGGGAGCAGGTCGCCCTGATCGCCGAGGCCATCGGCCGGCCGGTCCGGTTCGAGGAACTCCAGCCCGAGCAGTACCGCGAGACGCTGAGCCGCTGGGGCCGCAGCCAGGTCGTCGATCAGCTCCTGCGCTACCTGGAGACGTGGGACAAGCGGCCGGTGCCCGTGCTCGACCAGCGACAGCAGCTGATCGGCAGCCCCGGCAGGTCGTATGCGCAGTGGACCCTCGAGCACGCCGATGACTTCCGCTGA
- the rfbA gene encoding glucose-1-phosphate thymidylyltransferase RfbA has translation MKGIILAGGAGSRLHPLTMAMSKQLLPVYDKPMIYYPLSTLMLGGVREILLISTPTHLPIFRQVLGDGAELGLDISYAEQPQPTGIADAFRIGARFIGSDSVTLILGDNIFYGQGLSELLQSSVRDLTGCTLFGHTVRDPQRYGVAEFDAEGRLVNIEEKPARPKSSEAITGLYLYTNDVVEIARELAPSQRGELEITDVNRAYIAQGRARLQAFGRGFAWLDAGTHDGLLSAAQFVQVLEHRQGVRMACLEEIALRMGFIDADSCYALGRKQQNSGYGRYVMAAAQAD, from the coding sequence ATGAAAGGGATCATTCTCGCCGGAGGTGCCGGGAGCCGGCTGCACCCCTTGACGATGGCCATGTCGAAGCAACTGCTCCCGGTCTACGACAAACCGATGATCTACTACCCGCTGTCGACGCTGATGCTCGGCGGCGTGCGGGAGATCCTCCTGATCTCGACGCCGACACACCTGCCGATCTTCCGGCAGGTCCTCGGCGACGGAGCCGAACTGGGCCTCGACATCAGCTACGCCGAACAGCCGCAGCCGACGGGCATCGCCGACGCGTTCCGGATCGGTGCCCGCTTCATCGGCAGCGATTCCGTGACCCTGATCCTGGGCGACAACATCTTCTACGGCCAGGGTCTTTCCGAGCTCCTGCAGTCGAGTGTGCGGGACCTGACCGGTTGCACGCTCTTCGGTCACACGGTCCGCGACCCGCAACGGTACGGGGTGGCCGAATTCGACGCCGAGGGCCGTCTGGTGAACATCGAGGAGAAGCCGGCCCGGCCGAAGAGCTCGGAAGCGATCACCGGGTTGTACCTCTACACCAACGACGTCGTGGAGATCGCCCGCGAGCTCGCACCCTCGCAGCGCGGCGAGCTTGAGATCACGGATGTCAACCGGGCCTATATCGCCCAGGGCCGGGCACGGCTGCAGGCCTTCGGACGCGGCTTCGCCTGGCTGGACGCCGGGACGCACGACGGCCTGCTCAGCGCGGCCCAGTTCGTGCAGGTGCTGGAGCACCGACAGGGCGTGCGCATGGCATGCCTGGAGGAGATCGCGCTGCGGATGGGATTCATCGACGCGGACTCCTGCTACGCGCTGGGCCGAAAGCAGCAGAACTCCGGATACGGCCGGTACGTGATGGCAGCGGCACAGGCCGACTGA
- the rfbD gene encoding dTDP-4-dehydrorhamnose reductase: MAILVPGGGGMLGTELARVCPPDNLLLAPTSHELDITDPVMTAAGLDRFVAAAGRRGLPAVVINAAAYTNADAAESDKDRAFLVNALGPGFLAAACRAHGVPLVHVSTDYVFDGKACEPYEPSDLPNPLNVYGHTKLAGEQAVLGSGARAWVVRTAWVYSSHSANFVRTMARLEQERAVVSVVNDQVGSPTSTGDLASGLLSLAARVTEGAGPAERLLHYVNTGRASWYEFARSVFACLGADPRRVRPCTSAEFGRPAPRPAYSALGVRAWTASGLPAPRPWPAALREVTASLRAGTPVPDQAV; this comes from the coding sequence ATGGCGATCCTGGTACCCGGCGGAGGCGGAATGCTGGGTACCGAATTGGCCCGTGTGTGCCCGCCGGACAACCTGCTGCTCGCGCCCACGTCGCACGAACTGGACATCACCGATCCGGTGATGACAGCGGCCGGGCTCGACAGGTTCGTCGCCGCGGCAGGCCGGCGTGGTCTGCCCGCCGTGGTGATCAACGCCGCCGCATACACCAACGCGGATGCCGCCGAGTCGGACAAGGACCGGGCGTTCCTGGTGAACGCCCTGGGCCCGGGCTTCCTGGCCGCGGCGTGCCGCGCGCACGGCGTCCCGCTCGTCCACGTCTCCACCGACTACGTCTTTGACGGCAAGGCGTGTGAACCGTACGAACCATCGGACCTGCCGAACCCGCTCAACGTCTACGGACACACCAAGCTGGCGGGCGAACAGGCCGTGCTCGGTTCCGGCGCCCGGGCGTGGGTCGTCCGGACGGCCTGGGTGTACTCGAGTCACAGCGCCAACTTCGTCCGCACCATGGCGCGACTGGAGCAGGAACGCGCCGTGGTCTCGGTGGTGAACGACCAGGTGGGGTCGCCCACCTCGACGGGCGATCTGGCGTCGGGTCTGCTGTCACTGGCCGCGCGTGTCACCGAGGGGGCCGGACCCGCCGAGCGGCTGCTGCACTACGTCAACACCGGCCGGGCGAGCTGGTACGAGTTCGCGCGCTCGGTGTTCGCGTGTCTCGGTGCCGATCCCCGTCGGGTGCGGCCGTGTACGTCGGCCGAGTTCGGGCGTCCCGCGCCCAGGCCGGCGTATTCGGCACTGGGTGTCCGTGCGTGGACCGCATCCGGCCTGCCCGCACCGCGGCCGTGGCCGGCGGCGCTGCGGGAGGTCACCGCGTCCCTCCGCGCAGGCACGCCCGTGCCCGACCAGGCGGTCTAG
- the rapZ gene encoding RNase adapter RapZ: protein MTPSRGSDSEVVVITGLSGAGRSLAADHLEDLGWFAIDNLPPKLVPKVVELAQAPKSSITRVALAVGTGHYQDEVLPMLTWLRSSGARVRVLFLEAATDVLVRRFDHTRRRHPLADGDDQHLVSAIGQERELLAPVRNEADVVLDTSALNVHELRRRLGTLFADTQTGQGVQMTLLSFGYKHGLPLDADIVFDCRFLPNPHYVEELRPLTGLHPPVSEYVLAQPTAQSFLQDAERMLGRLLPAYIDEGRAYLTVALGCTGGQHRSVAMAEHLAVGLRSLGVTPGVLHRDVHK from the coding sequence ATGACGCCCTCTCGCGGATCCGACAGCGAGGTCGTCGTCATCACCGGCCTCTCCGGGGCCGGACGGAGCCTCGCCGCGGACCACCTGGAAGACCTCGGCTGGTTCGCCATCGACAACCTGCCGCCCAAGCTGGTGCCGAAGGTGGTCGAACTGGCCCAGGCCCCGAAGTCGTCCATCACCCGTGTGGCCCTGGCCGTCGGCACCGGGCACTACCAGGACGAAGTACTGCCCATGCTGACCTGGCTGCGGTCGTCCGGGGCCCGGGTGCGCGTGCTGTTCCTGGAAGCCGCCACCGACGTCCTCGTCCGGCGCTTCGACCACACCCGTCGCCGCCACCCCCTGGCCGACGGCGACGACCAGCACCTGGTGTCCGCCATCGGCCAGGAGCGCGAACTGCTCGCGCCGGTGCGCAACGAGGCCGACGTGGTACTCGACACGAGTGCGCTGAACGTCCATGAGCTGCGGCGAAGGCTCGGCACACTCTTCGCGGACACGCAGACCGGCCAGGGCGTGCAGATGACCCTGCTCTCCTTCGGCTACAAGCACGGCCTGCCGCTCGACGCCGACATCGTCTTCGACTGCAGGTTCCTGCCCAACCCGCACTACGTCGAGGAGCTACGCCCGCTGACCGGGCTCCACCCGCCGGTCAGTGAGTACGTCCTCGCCCAGCCCACCGCCCAGTCGTTCCTCCAGGACGCCGAGCGGATGCTCGGCCGGCTGCTGCCCGCCTACATCGACGAGGGCAGGGCGTATCTGACCGTCGCCCTCGGATGCACCGGCGGTCAGCACCGCTCGGTGGCCATGGCCGAACACCTGGCGGTCGGGCTGCGGTCCCTCGGCGTCACCCCGGGCGTCCTCCACCGGGACGTTCACAAGTGA